The following coding sequences lie in one Zingiber officinale cultivar Zhangliang chromosome 2B, Zo_v1.1, whole genome shotgun sequence genomic window:
- the LOC122048870 gene encoding actin cytoskeleton-regulatory complex protein pan-1-like: MLLLRKTLPPRNRPRKSELLLLRLLNAYAFNVKGIFKSQRSFAASQSSKARAVTPDREIALEPEVPILSPRISALTPGRDLSPEQATLPAQAFSPGQIRFPIIEQPGSSATLSASLPVAAPASTSRPRGKISKKYAFTASWHLPSSTEPDDAEEATEDAPSVVGLVQLQGELATSWRAGNQKFWNNPPLEGMDQASRQIVSRENEVLKARLQELELSLTPRDPLNPTPGDLAGYLRLIGESAKSVRNISHATFDKIKTLEASLQTSEFKVASESERRRLLVVELDEKDARLTTLSSDLKSLQETQEALQKSLTDVQASRLISSHSVYFHMASFSLLSSLVATYFLGSSTFDELDRDDLRYTYGVGDNAHVIIPTGIHQFFAPPDGYCTFFKEQFVCSVTYASSPGPPLCSTVSSPSGSMKKARSGSSLVFGLLFSHPCNLLNRTGGANSSTARPFTPTSLQSINPSQPTSSPGRGRGRRSANVPYASLAFREASQAARHAHSRLRRRALNPRQDSGSSAVPPPPVATTTPPSPPIATPTPIPSQADASPAPPKVQVEPPLAQPSTSQQHQSTEGGPSHCPSPATSPPKPSQVPPSAPSGSAAGPSSSAAGPSQPPPSVPLYYRTTAPSEAELKSRQDVPTSSLTMKGRLATLWEESMHQIELLPPLPR; encoded by the exons ATGCTGCTCTTGCGGAAGACCTTGCCACCTCGGAACAGGCCGAGGAAGAGCGAGCTGCTTCTCCTCCGCCTGCTAAACGCCTATGCCTTCAATGTAAAAGGAATCTTCAAAAGCCAGCGCTCATTCGCGGCCTCTCAATCTTCAAAAGCCAGGGCTGTTACTCCCGACCGGGAGATTGCCTTGGAGCCAGAGGTTCCCATCCTGTCGCCCCGAATATCCGCCCTGACACCCGGTCGGGATCTATCTCCCGAACAAGCCACTCTTCCCGCTCAAGCCTTCTCTCCTGGGCAGATCCGTTTTCCTATAATCGAACAACCCGGGAGTTCTGCCACTTTATCGGCCTCGCTTCCGGTAGCTGCTCCGGCCTCCACTTCTCGACCCAGGGGGAAGATTTCCAAAAAATATGCCTTCACCGCCTCCTGGCACCTGCCCTCCTCCACTGAGCCTGATGACGCCGAAGAAGCTACAGAAGATGCTCCTTCTGTTGTCGGCCTGGTTCAGTTACAGGGCGAGTTAGCCACGTCCTGGAGGGCAGGCAATCAGAAATTTTGGAACAATCCGCCATTGGAAGGGATGGACCAAGCTTCCCGCCAGATAGTTTCT AGGGAGAATGAAGTGTTGAAGGCTCGTCTTCAGGAGTTGGAGCTGTCGCTCACACCTCGTGATCCACTAAACCCGACCCCTGGGGACCTGGCGGGGTATCTACGCTTGATTGGGGAGTCTGCAAAGTCCGTCCGAAACATCTCCCATGCGActtttgacaaaataaagacCCTGGAGGCGTCTCTGCAGACCAGTGAGTTCAAAGTGGCTTCTGAGTCGGAGAGACGTCGCTTGCTGGTGGTTGAGTTGGATGAAAAGGACGCCCGGTTGACCACCCTATCCTCTGATCTGAAGAGTCTACAAGAAACCCAAGAGGCTCTTCAGAAAAGTTTAACAGATGTCCAAG CTTCTCGCTTGATCTCTTCTCATTCTGTTTATTTTCACATGGCATCCTTCTCTCTTCTGTCTTCTCTGGTGGCAACATATTttcttggctcatccactttcgACGAACTAGATCGAGATGACCTGCGATATACCTACGGAGTTGGGGATAACGCGCATGTGATCATTCCCACCGGCATACACCAATTTTTTGCTCCTCCTGATGGATAttgcaccttctttaaagaaCAATTTGTG TGCTCTGTGACGTATGCAAGCTCTCCTGGTCCGCCCCTTTGTTCCACTGTTTCTTCACCCTCTGGTAGCATGAAGAAGGCACGTTCCGGTTCCAGCCTCGTCTTCGGACTGCTTTTTTCTCACCCCTGCAACCTTCTGAACCGAACTGGAGGAGCAAATTCTTCTACAGCCCGGCCCTTCACCCCGACGTCTCTTCAATCAATTAATCCTTCCCAACCAACCTCCAGCCCTGGTCGCGGTCGCGGTCGAAGATCAGCCAATGTACCTTACGCCAGCCTTGCCTTCAGAGAAGCTTCTCAAGCAGCTCGTCATGCACATTCT AGACTTCGCCGCAGGGCCCTCAATCCTAGACAAGATTCAGGTTCTTCCGCTGTTCCTCCGCCTCCTGTTGCAACCACCACTCCTCCTTCGCCTCCTATTGCAACCCCGACTCCTATCCCGAGCCAGGCAGATGCTTCCCCTGCTCCGCCCAAGGTTCAGGTCGAGCCTCCATTAGCTCAACCTTCAACTTCGCAACAACATCAGAGCACTGAGGGTGGCCCCTCGCATTGCCCTTCACCAGCAACTTCACCTCCAAAACCTTCTCAGGTGCCCCCCTCAGCTCCTTCTGGGTCAGCTGCTGGGCCTTCTAGCTCCGCTGCTGGGCCTTCCCAACCACCACCATCTGTTCCTCTCTATTATCGCACCACTGCTCCTTCTGAGGCTGAGTTAAAGTCACGGCAAGATGTTCCCACCAGCTCCTTAACAATGAAAGGTCGTTTGGCCACTTTGTgggaagaaagtatgcatcagATAGAACTCTTGCCGCCCCTGCCCAGATAG